From one Bordetella genomosp. 9 genomic stretch:
- the tssE gene encoding type VI secretion system baseplate subunit TssE, whose amino-acid sequence MTELVSRNRLQPALLDRLTDLDPGSALELREHRVISLRQLREGVLRDVRQLLNARRLQIPGLESGPQAYPEIAGSVLNAGLPDYAGKVASNVDRLRLAADIAETLRRFEPRILVDTLKVSPVPPDQDARRNTMAFLVEGDLWAQPYPERLYLMTELDLENGQIAVAPGATQGRE is encoded by the coding sequence ATGACCGAACTTGTCAGCAGGAATCGGCTGCAGCCGGCGCTACTGGACAGGCTTACCGACCTGGACCCCGGATCGGCCCTGGAATTGCGCGAGCACAGGGTGATCTCGCTGCGCCAGCTGCGCGAAGGCGTGCTGCGCGACGTTCGCCAGCTGCTCAATGCGCGCCGGCTCCAAATCCCCGGACTGGAGAGCGGGCCGCAAGCGTATCCCGAGATCGCCGGTTCCGTATTGAACGCGGGACTGCCCGACTACGCCGGCAAGGTCGCGTCCAACGTCGACCGGCTGCGGCTGGCGGCGGACATCGCCGAGACCCTGCGGCGCTTCGAACCGCGGATCCTGGTCGATACGCTCAAGGTGTCGCCCGTGCCGCCAGACCAGGACGCCCGGCGCAACACCATGGCCTTCCTGGTCGAGGGCGATCTCTGGGCACAACCGTATCCCGAACGCCTGTACCTGATGACGGAGCTGGACCTGGAAAACGGCCAGATCGCGGTCGCCCCGGGCGCCACACAGGGGCGTGAATGA
- the tssF gene encoding type VI secretion system baseplate subunit TssF — protein sequence MNPEFLRYYSEELRYLREMGGEFAAAYPKIAGRLGLESFECADPYVERMLEGFSFLAARTRMRLEAEFPRFTRHLAEMIYPQYLAPTPSMTVIQLQPEWGHPGLARGYRVGRGTALKSHLDKFGTTRCEYRTAHDVTLWPLRLDAAEYTPCVGSINGARIDNGQRPEAMLRLRFSLTGGMPAHALAMDKLVLFLRGADALPSRLYELLVGHVIQGWLSAPAASHAAGRAGAGTSARGWLAPLGADCVAAVGLSDHEALLPPSRQAFRGYRLLQEYFAFPERYLFVALHGLGDALRGRDDSAFDVVLLLDNHDPHLERVIGPSNFCLNCTPAINLFPCRSDRLILDPGKFEFHVVPDRSRPIDLEIHGVEAAHGYGASDTRPRTFEPFFRVRDPEAQRRAGGGFFQLRREPRRATQRELRDGPRSRYMGSDVFIALLDMDAAPLSEDIRQLGLDVLCTNRDLPLSMPVGVGTTDFFFDDEMPVRGIRCVAGPSEPRPGMTANASTWRLLNHLALNHRSLFDDEGAGGRGIRELLDLYCHETDVVGRRQISGIAGVRSRGITRRLPTPGRAAFGRGLEVTLTLDDGAFQGGGAFLFSAVLQAFFAGYVSINHFAETLVRTPTRGEIMRWAGTEGLCHTL from the coding sequence ATGAATCCGGAATTCCTGCGGTACTACAGCGAGGAGCTGCGCTACCTGCGCGAGATGGGCGGCGAGTTCGCCGCAGCCTATCCCAAGATCGCCGGCCGCCTGGGGCTGGAAAGCTTCGAATGCGCCGATCCTTACGTGGAGCGCATGCTGGAAGGCTTCAGCTTCCTGGCGGCGCGGACCCGCATGCGGCTGGAGGCCGAATTCCCCCGCTTCACGCGGCATCTCGCCGAGATGATCTACCCCCAGTATCTTGCGCCCACCCCGTCCATGACGGTGATCCAGCTGCAACCCGAATGGGGGCATCCTGGCCTGGCGCGCGGCTATCGGGTCGGGCGGGGCACGGCCTTGAAAAGTCATCTGGACAAGTTCGGCACGACGCGCTGCGAGTACCGGACCGCGCACGATGTGACGCTCTGGCCGCTGCGCCTCGATGCCGCCGAATACACACCCTGCGTCGGTAGCATCAACGGCGCGCGCATCGACAATGGCCAGCGGCCGGAGGCCATGCTGCGCCTGCGGTTTTCATTGACGGGCGGCATGCCCGCGCATGCCCTGGCGATGGACAAGCTGGTCTTGTTCCTGCGTGGCGCGGACGCGCTGCCGTCCCGGCTCTACGAGCTTCTGGTCGGCCACGTCATCCAGGGCTGGCTGTCGGCGCCCGCGGCGTCGCATGCCGCCGGCCGGGCGGGGGCGGGCACTTCGGCCCGGGGCTGGCTCGCGCCCCTGGGCGCGGACTGCGTCGCCGCGGTGGGACTGTCCGACCACGAAGCGCTGTTGCCGCCATCGCGCCAGGCTTTTCGCGGCTACCGGCTGCTGCAGGAGTACTTCGCCTTTCCGGAAAGATATCTGTTCGTCGCGCTGCATGGCCTGGGCGATGCCTTGCGGGGCCGCGACGACTCCGCCTTCGACGTCGTGCTGCTGCTGGACAACCACGACCCGCATCTCGAACGCGTCATCGGCCCGTCGAACTTCTGCCTGAACTGCACGCCGGCGATCAACCTGTTTCCCTGCCGTTCCGACCGGCTCATCCTGGATCCGGGCAAGTTCGAGTTCCACGTCGTACCGGATCGCAGCCGGCCCATCGACCTCGAAATCCATGGCGTGGAGGCGGCCCACGGTTACGGCGCGTCCGATACCCGGCCGCGCACGTTCGAGCCGTTCTTCCGGGTCCGCGATCCGGAAGCGCAGCGCCGTGCCGGCGGGGGCTTTTTCCAGCTGCGCCGCGAGCCGCGCCGGGCAACGCAGCGGGAACTGCGTGACGGTCCGCGGTCGCGCTACATGGGCAGCGACGTGTTCATCGCCTTGCTCGATATGGACGCCGCGCCGTTGAGCGAGGACATCCGGCAGCTGGGGCTGGACGTACTGTGCACCAATCGCGACCTGCCGCTGTCGATGCCCGTGGGTGTGGGCACCACCGATTTTTTCTTCGATGACGAAATGCCGGTGCGCGGCATCCGCTGCGTGGCCGGGCCGAGCGAACCGCGGCCCGGCATGACGGCCAATGCATCGACCTGGCGCCTGCTGAACCACCTGGCGCTCAATCACCGCTCGCTGTTCGACGACGAGGGCGCGGGCGGGCGCGGCATACGGGAGCTGCTGGACCTGTACTGCCACGAGACCGACGTCGTCGGCAGGCGCCAGATCTCCGGCATCGCCGGCGTGCGATCGCGCGGGATCACCCGCAGGTTGCCCACGCCGGGGCGCGCGGCCTTCGGGCGCGGCCTGGAAGTCACACTGACCCTGGACGACGGCGCCTTCCAGGGCGGCGGCGCCTTTCTTTTCTCCGCTGTGCTGCAGGCCTTCTTCGCGGGCTATGTGTCGATCAACCACTTTGCCGAAACCCTCGTGCGCACGCCCACACGGGGCGAGATCATGCGATGGGCCGGCACGGAGGGCCTGTGCCACACCCTGTAG
- the tssC gene encoding type VI secretion system contractile sheath large subunit: MSEAVTAAEQANGLVEIEGASSDFSSLLLKEFRPKNDEAKRAVERSITTLAEYALKDATLISADVMDTVQAMIAEIDRKLTLQINRILNCAEFRDVEGAWRGLHYLVSNTETSEQMKIRVMNVSKTDLYKTLKKYKGSAWDQSPFFKKIYEEEFGQFGGQPYGALVGDYYFDNSARDVDLLTQIGRICAASHTPFFAGAAPSVMLLESWRDLANPRDINKLFQTPEHAAWRALRESEDSRYIGLTLPRFLARTPYGARSNPVDEFAFEEDTGSGDPERFTWANAAYAMAVNINRSFIEYGWCSRIRGVESGGAVDGLPVHMFPTDDGGVDVICPTEVAISDRREAELSKAGFLPLVHMKNSGTAAFIGAQSLQLPTEYDDPEATANANLSARLPYLFACCRFAHYLKCIARDKIGSFKTKEEMQRWLYRWILKYMDGMPTQSSEIVKAMKPLSDAAVTVEEVEGNPGFYTSKIYLKPHYQLEGLTVSLRLVSKLPAVEGK, encoded by the coding sequence ATGAGTGAAGCAGTGACGGCGGCCGAACAGGCCAACGGACTAGTGGAAATCGAGGGCGCCAGCAGCGATTTCTCGAGCCTGTTGCTGAAGGAATTCAGGCCGAAGAACGACGAGGCCAAACGTGCGGTGGAGCGGTCCATCACCACCCTGGCGGAATACGCCCTCAAGGACGCGACGCTGATTTCGGCCGACGTCATGGATACGGTCCAGGCCATGATCGCCGAGATCGACCGCAAGCTGACGCTGCAGATCAACAGGATCCTGAACTGCGCCGAGTTCCGCGACGTGGAAGGCGCATGGCGCGGCCTGCACTACCTGGTATCGAATACCGAAACCAGCGAGCAGATGAAGATCCGCGTGATGAACGTCTCGAAGACGGATCTGTACAAGACCTTGAAGAAATACAAGGGCTCGGCGTGGGACCAGAGTCCCTTCTTCAAGAAGATCTACGAAGAAGAATTCGGCCAGTTCGGCGGCCAGCCCTACGGCGCCCTGGTGGGCGACTACTACTTCGACAACAGCGCGCGCGACGTCGACCTGCTGACCCAGATCGGCAGGATCTGCGCCGCATCCCATACGCCGTTCTTCGCCGGCGCAGCGCCATCGGTCATGCTGCTGGAGTCCTGGCGCGACCTGGCCAACCCGCGCGACATCAATAAGCTGTTCCAGACGCCGGAACATGCCGCCTGGCGCGCGCTGCGCGAATCCGAGGACTCTCGCTATATCGGCCTGACCTTGCCGCGTTTCCTGGCCCGGACGCCGTACGGCGCGCGCTCCAACCCGGTGGATGAGTTCGCCTTCGAGGAAGACACCGGATCGGGTGACCCGGAACGCTTCACCTGGGCCAACGCGGCGTATGCGATGGCCGTCAACATCAACCGGTCCTTCATCGAATACGGCTGGTGCTCGCGCATCCGCGGCGTGGAGTCGGGTGGCGCCGTGGACGGATTGCCGGTGCACATGTTCCCCACCGACGACGGCGGCGTCGACGTCATCTGCCCGACCGAGGTGGCCATCAGCGATCGCCGCGAAGCCGAATTGTCCAAGGCGGGCTTCCTGCCGCTCGTACACATGAAGAACAGCGGCACCGCCGCCTTCATCGGCGCGCAGTCCCTGCAATTGCCGACCGAATACGACGATCCGGAAGCCACCGCCAACGCCAACCTGTCCGCCCGCCTGCCGTACCTGTTCGCCTGCTGCCGCTTCGCGCATTACCTGAAGTGCATCGCGCGCGACAAGATCGGCTCTTTCAAGACGAAGGAAGAGATGCAGCGCTGGCTGTACCGCTGGATCCTGAAGTACATGGACGGCATGCCGACGCAGTCGTCGGAAATCGTCAAGGCGATGAAGCCGCTCAGCGACGCGGCCGTGACGGTCGAGGAAGTCGAGGGGAATCCCGGCTTCTACACGTCGAAGATCTATCTGAAGCCCCACTACCAACTTGAAGGGCTGACCGTTTCGCTGCGGTTGGTCAGCAAGCTTCCCGCCGTCGAAGGGAAGTAA
- the tssG gene encoding type VI secretion system baseplate subunit TssG has product MPHPVGPDGPLARDTRRFGFFQALRLIEAAHRDRPRLGYSRHPRDDAVRLGQRPRLGFVAAELDAYQPAGDDRPARLSVNVGGLFGVNGPMPLHLAEYVHNRIAHAGDATLAAFADVFHHRQLCLFYRAWAAGQPVVGMDPERPASAGYGYYVGSLCGWSGAVAGAASPGERNVADVGDVLDRLQFCGLLSTRTRHASGLGLLLGQYFDLPVRIMQFVGTWLRLGAGDRTRLGGRASRHPLGRGLVIGRRVWDRQSKFRVLIGPVGAGDMRRLLPGTASHRRLVDWVRLYTGGLLEWDIELRLTREAAACMRLDGHARLAYTSWLGRRTAAGVTPAVRIQPRENTYSRR; this is encoded by the coding sequence GTGCCACACCCTGTAGGTCCGGACGGGCCGCTGGCTCGCGACACGCGGCGTTTCGGCTTCTTCCAGGCGCTGCGGCTCATCGAGGCCGCGCATCGCGACCGGCCGCGGCTGGGCTATTCACGGCATCCTCGCGACGATGCGGTCAGGCTCGGACAGCGGCCCCGCCTGGGTTTCGTCGCGGCCGAACTGGACGCCTACCAGCCGGCCGGCGACGACCGGCCGGCGCGGCTGTCGGTGAATGTCGGCGGCCTGTTCGGCGTGAACGGCCCCATGCCCTTGCACCTGGCCGAGTACGTGCACAACCGCATCGCGCACGCCGGCGACGCGACGCTCGCCGCGTTCGCCGACGTGTTCCACCATCGCCAGCTATGCCTGTTCTACCGGGCCTGGGCGGCCGGCCAACCCGTGGTGGGGATGGACCCGGAGCGGCCTGCGTCCGCCGGCTATGGCTACTACGTCGGCAGCCTGTGCGGCTGGTCCGGCGCGGTCGCGGGCGCGGCAAGTCCAGGCGAACGGAATGTCGCGGATGTGGGAGACGTGTTGGACAGGCTGCAGTTCTGCGGCCTCCTGTCCACGCGCACCCGTCACGCCAGCGGCCTGGGGCTGCTGCTGGGCCAGTACTTCGACCTGCCCGTGCGGATCATGCAGTTCGTCGGTACGTGGTTGCGGCTGGGCGCCGGCGACCGCACCCGGTTGGGCGGCAGGGCCTCCCGCCATCCACTGGGCCGCGGCCTGGTCATCGGCAGGCGCGTGTGGGACCGGCAGAGCAAATTCCGCGTGCTGATCGGGCCGGTCGGGGCCGGCGACATGCGGCGCCTGCTGCCCGGCACCGCCAGCCACCGGCGGCTCGTCGATTGGGTCCGGCTCTACACCGGCGGGCTGCTGGAATGGGATATCGAACTGCGCCTGACGCGCGAAGCCGCGGCATGCATGCGGCTGGATGGCCACGCGCGGCTGGCATACACCAGCTGGCTGGGCCGTCGCACGGCCGCCGGCGTAACGCCCGCCGTGCGTATCCAGCCGCGCGAAAACACTTACTCCAGGCGCTGA
- a CDS encoding type VI secretion system tube protein Hcp: protein MNDMDYKDQPIRWTGDFGKDIPGACELAGAEKQVDLFHASYQAGNSGRLKMGGQMRPGSVVYSDVTVSKPTSAATPKLASAFDKRLEVPEITIYQYTRAGEKTPSIAEKWKLENCYIIDFQPGSVGGVDNFSIDYKRITIDTFEVIDDGTLKPTGTRGYDRVTHEAF from the coding sequence ATGAACGACATGGATTATAAAGATCAACCGATTCGCTGGACCGGCGATTTCGGCAAGGACATTCCCGGTGCTTGCGAGCTCGCCGGCGCGGAAAAGCAGGTCGACCTGTTCCATGCCAGCTATCAAGCCGGCAACTCCGGGCGTCTGAAGATGGGCGGCCAGATGCGTCCGGGCAGTGTGGTGTACAGCGACGTCACCGTGTCCAAGCCGACGTCGGCGGCCACGCCCAAGCTGGCTTCCGCATTCGACAAGCGGCTCGAGGTGCCCGAAATCACCATCTACCAATACACGCGGGCTGGCGAAAAGACGCCGTCTATCGCCGAAAAGTGGAAGCTGGAGAACTGCTACATCATCGATTTCCAACCGGGCTCCGTGGGCGGTGTCGATAACTTCTCCATCGACTACAAGCGGATCACCATCGACACCTTCGAGGTGATCGACGACGGCACCCTCAAGCCCACCGGCACGCGCGGCTACGACCGCGTCACGCACGAAGCGTTCTGA
- the tssH gene encoding type VI secretion system ATPase TssH, producing the protein MAEISRAALFGKLSPLAYRAMESATTFCKLRGHAHVELEHWLHQVLQSHDSDLLRVLRHFQIDNAALARDLTAALDRLPPGAGRTLDLSSQLEEAAERGWMYASLQYGQVQVRTAHLLLGMLRTPSLRRALIGISRQFAAIDHAVLDEGFGAWLRGSPEEGATGADGLLEGMPPNQAAGSPPGQEPGQQALQRYTVDLTALARDGKLDPIVGRDDEIRQVIDILLRRRQNNPILTGEAGVGKTAVVEGLAQRIVAGNVPPMLRDVALRTLDVGLLQAGAGVKGEFEQRLRQVIDQVQAAEKPIILFVDEAHTLVGAGGAAGTGDAANLLKPALARGTLRTIAATTWAEYKRHIEKDPALTRRFQPVAVDEPDEQKALRMLRSLVAPMESHHGVHILDDALRATVRLSHRYIPDRQLPDKAVSLLDTVCARVAVSRHATPAALDRRRADIDALRAELALLEREAALGLGDGARAADIAAALVREEQARIALEARWNAEAALVARIARCRARLIEAGAETEAETQGDVPAPDCLAELARLEAELVSTQDDQPLVAACVDRHAVAAVVQDWTGIPVGRMLNDEIDGLLELDRTLDRRIVGQPAATACIARRIQTARAGLDRPGRPVGVFLLAGPSGVGKTETALALADVLYGGEHNVITLNMSEYQEAHTVSTLKGAPPGYVGYGEGGVLTEAVRRRPYSVVLLDEVEKAHPDVHEVFYQVFDKGWMEDGEGRVIDFSNCLILLTTNAGSDVIERLCVDDAPYPAPEQLLEALRAPLLQVFPPALLGRMTAIPYYPLAPANLRRIVRLQLDRLAQRLHGSDALSFSYTDAVVDEITARCNERQSGARLVDAVLMQAVLPGVGRRLLEWRKQGRVPREIRVDAGDGEFRYALSDASTEAADGE; encoded by the coding sequence ATGGCGGAAATCAGCCGCGCTGCTTTATTCGGCAAACTCTCCCCGCTCGCCTATCGAGCCATGGAAAGCGCCACCACTTTCTGCAAACTGCGCGGCCACGCGCACGTCGAACTGGAACACTGGCTGCACCAGGTCCTCCAGTCCCATGACTCGGACCTGCTGCGCGTCCTGCGCCATTTCCAGATCGACAACGCCGCCTTGGCGCGGGATCTGACGGCCGCGCTGGATCGGCTGCCGCCCGGCGCGGGCAGGACGCTGGATCTTTCCAGCCAGCTCGAAGAAGCGGCCGAACGCGGCTGGATGTACGCGTCGCTGCAGTACGGGCAAGTCCAGGTGCGCACCGCGCACCTGCTGCTGGGCATGCTGCGCACGCCATCGTTGCGGCGGGCGCTGATCGGCATCTCGCGCCAGTTCGCCGCCATCGACCATGCCGTCCTGGACGAGGGCTTCGGCGCGTGGCTGCGCGGTTCGCCGGAAGAAGGCGCCACCGGCGCCGACGGCCTGCTGGAGGGCATGCCGCCCAACCAGGCCGCGGGATCGCCGCCGGGGCAGGAGCCCGGCCAGCAGGCGCTGCAACGCTACACCGTCGACCTGACCGCGCTGGCCCGCGACGGCAAGCTGGACCCCATCGTCGGCCGCGACGACGAGATCCGCCAGGTTATCGACATCCTGCTGCGGCGGCGCCAGAACAATCCCATCCTGACGGGCGAGGCCGGCGTCGGCAAAACCGCCGTGGTCGAAGGGCTGGCACAGCGCATCGTGGCGGGCAATGTCCCGCCCATGTTGCGCGACGTGGCGCTGCGCACGCTGGACGTGGGCCTGCTGCAGGCCGGCGCCGGCGTGAAGGGCGAATTCGAACAGCGCCTGCGCCAGGTGATCGACCAGGTGCAGGCGGCGGAAAAGCCCATCATCCTGTTCGTCGACGAAGCGCATACCCTGGTGGGCGCCGGCGGCGCGGCGGGCACCGGCGACGCGGCGAACCTGCTGAAGCCGGCCCTGGCGCGGGGCACCTTGCGCACCATCGCTGCGACTACGTGGGCCGAGTACAAGCGCCATATCGAGAAAGACCCGGCCCTGACGCGGCGCTTCCAGCCTGTCGCCGTCGACGAGCCCGACGAACAGAAGGCGCTGCGCATGCTGCGCAGCCTGGTGGCGCCCATGGAGTCGCACCACGGCGTCCATATCCTGGACGACGCGCTGCGGGCGACGGTGCGGCTCAGCCATCGCTACATTCCCGACCGCCAGCTGCCGGACAAGGCGGTCAGCCTGCTCGATACCGTCTGCGCGCGCGTGGCGGTCAGCCGGCATGCGACGCCCGCGGCCCTGGACCGCCGCCGCGCCGACATCGATGCCTTGCGCGCCGAACTGGCCTTGCTGGAGCGCGAGGCCGCGCTGGGCCTGGGCGACGGCGCGCGCGCGGCCGACATCGCGGCCGCGCTGGTGCGCGAGGAGCAGGCCCGCATCGCGCTGGAAGCGCGCTGGAACGCCGAGGCGGCGCTGGTCGCCCGGATCGCGCGATGCCGCGCCAGGCTGATCGAAGCCGGAGCGGAAACCGAAGCGGAAACTCAAGGCGACGTTCCCGCGCCGGACTGCCTGGCCGAGCTCGCGCGGCTGGAGGCCGAACTGGTATCGACCCAGGACGACCAGCCCCTGGTGGCTGCCTGCGTGGACCGGCATGCGGTGGCCGCCGTCGTGCAGGATTGGACCGGCATTCCCGTGGGCCGGATGCTGAACGACGAAATCGACGGCCTGCTCGAACTCGACAGGACGCTCGACCGCCGCATCGTCGGCCAGCCCGCGGCCACGGCATGCATCGCCCGCCGCATCCAGACGGCGCGCGCGGGGCTGGACCGTCCCGGCCGTCCCGTCGGCGTGTTCCTGCTCGCCGGCCCGTCCGGCGTCGGCAAGACCGAGACCGCGCTGGCCCTGGCCGACGTGCTTTACGGCGGCGAGCACAACGTCATCACCCTGAATATGAGCGAGTACCAGGAAGCCCATACGGTTTCCACCCTGAAGGGCGCGCCGCCCGGCTACGTCGGCTATGGGGAAGGCGGCGTCCTGACCGAGGCCGTGCGGCGCCGTCCTTACAGCGTCGTGCTGCTGGACGAAGTGGAAAAAGCCCATCCCGACGTGCATGAGGTCTTCTACCAGGTGTTCGACAAAGGCTGGATGGAAGACGGGGAAGGGCGGGTGATCGACTTCAGCAATTGCCTGATCCTGCTCACCACCAACGCGGGTTCGGACGTGATCGAACGCCTGTGCGTGGACGATGCCCCATACCCCGCGCCGGAACAGCTGCTGGAAGCGCTGCGCGCGCCGCTGCTGCAGGTATTCCCGCCCGCCCTGCTGGGCCGGATGACCGCCATTCCCTATTACCCGCTGGCGCCGGCGAACCTGCGCCGCATCGTGCGCCTGCAGCTCGACCGCCTGGCGCAACGCCTGCATGGCAGCGACGCGCTGTCCTTCTCCTATACGGACGCGGTGGTCGACGAGATCACCGCCCGCTGCAACGAAAGGCAGAGCGGCGCGCGCCTGGTCGACGCGGTGCTGATGCAGGCGGTATTGCCCGGCGTCGGCCGGCGCCTGCTGGAGTGGCGCAAGCAAGGACGGGTGCCGCGCGAGATCCGCGTGGATGCCGGCGACGGCGAATTCCGCTACGCGCTCAGCGACGCAAGCACGGAGGCTGCCGATGGCGAGTGA
- the tssB gene encoding type VI secretion system contractile sheath small subunit, translating into MAKENSQKSIGRMRPPRVQIEYDVEVNGSEKKVNLPFVMGVMSDLSGQSLEALPPVAARKFLEIDSENFDDRMAAIKPRVATSVPNALTGEGNLGVDITFECMDDFSPAAIARKVEPLRRLLEARSHLSNLMTYMDGKVSAEDMVSQLLADPALMQTLARPAAPAEGQEGPDAGAGQAPAADQPEGAAPQS; encoded by the coding sequence ATGGCCAAGGAAAACAGTCAGAAGTCCATCGGGCGCATGCGTCCGCCTCGTGTGCAGATCGAGTACGACGTCGAGGTGAATGGTTCGGAAAAGAAGGTGAACCTGCCCTTCGTCATGGGCGTGATGTCCGACCTGTCCGGACAGTCGCTCGAAGCGCTGCCGCCGGTCGCCGCGCGCAAGTTCCTGGAGATCGACAGCGAGAACTTCGATGATCGCATGGCCGCGATCAAGCCACGCGTGGCCACGTCGGTGCCCAACGCCCTGACCGGCGAGGGCAACCTGGGCGTGGATATCACCTTCGAATGCATGGACGATTTCTCGCCCGCGGCGATCGCGCGCAAGGTCGAGCCGCTGCGCCGGCTGCTGGAAGCGCGCAGCCACCTGTCCAACCTGATGACCTATATGGATGGGAAGGTCAGCGCGGAAGACATGGTCTCCCAGCTGCTGGCCGATCCGGCGCTGATGCAGACGCTCGCGCGGCCGGCCGCGCCAGCCGAAGGCCAGGAAGGACCGGATGCCGGCGCCGGCCAGGCGCCCGCGGCCGACCAGCCGGAAGGCGCGGCACCCCAATCGTAA
- the tssA gene encoding type VI secretion system protein TssA, producing MSVQDVLPERAAHQDGAAPPEPMQASGVAYGVVREAPGDGAGHVRQGAGVMDLDAYLGDIAPDAPCGPDLQYDADYIELARLMQGTAAVEYGDMRIDAADPDWRAVRPAISKLLARTRDLRVLVWNARCLTGLHGHAGLADGLALLEASIERHWDHLHPALDEDKDPVERLNTLVALDDVDGLLRQARLAALVRTAGFGAVSPRDIELATGELSPRQGETATEPAVVEAAVHAASRAEIETCLAWLEQASASLERIEDLLARRVEPGHALAVEKLPRLLRHAARVLRDYLSRHPDVLRSGQRLAGPDTASGEAVAGGTYAGIHAGSHADGHAGADRDIRGRDDVARLLDRICEYYAQQEPGSPVPVLLQRAKGLIPMNFIELMSELAPQGSAEIGILLGIRPEVSLPGIDPSEAYSTH from the coding sequence GTGTCTGTTCAAGACGTACTTCCCGAGCGAGCCGCGCATCAGGATGGCGCCGCGCCGCCGGAGCCCATGCAGGCCTCCGGCGTGGCGTACGGCGTCGTGCGGGAAGCGCCGGGCGACGGTGCGGGGCACGTCCGACAGGGCGCCGGCGTCATGGACCTGGACGCGTATCTGGGCGACATCGCGCCCGACGCGCCTTGCGGTCCCGACCTGCAGTACGACGCCGACTATATCGAGCTGGCCCGCCTCATGCAGGGCACGGCCGCGGTGGAGTACGGCGACATGCGCATCGACGCCGCCGATCCCGACTGGCGGGCGGTCAGGCCGGCGATATCGAAGCTGCTGGCACGTACCCGCGACCTGCGCGTGCTGGTGTGGAACGCACGTTGCCTGACCGGCCTGCATGGACACGCGGGCCTGGCCGACGGACTGGCGCTGCTCGAAGCCAGCATCGAGCGCCATTGGGACCATTTGCATCCCGCCCTGGACGAAGACAAGGATCCGGTGGAGCGCCTGAACACCCTGGTGGCGCTCGATGACGTCGATGGCCTGCTGCGGCAGGCGCGGCTCGCGGCCTTGGTGCGGACGGCGGGTTTCGGCGCCGTGAGCCCGCGGGATATCGAACTCGCCACCGGGGAACTCAGCCCGCGCCAGGGCGAAACCGCGACGGAACCGGCGGTCGTCGAGGCCGCCGTGCATGCCGCCAGCCGCGCGGAAATCGAAACCTGCCTGGCCTGGCTGGAGCAGGCCAGCGCCAGCCTCGAACGCATCGAGGATCTGCTGGCGCGCCGTGTCGAGCCCGGTCACGCGCTGGCCGTGGAGAAGCTGCCCCGGCTTTTGCGCCATGCGGCCAGGGTGTTGCGCGACTACCTGTCGCGCCATCCCGACGTGCTGCGATCCGGCCAGCGCCTGGCGGGGCCGGACACCGCCTCGGGCGAAGCAGTCGCAGGCGGCACCTACGCGGGAATCCATGCAGGCAGCCATGCGGACGGCCATGCCGGCGCGGACCGCGACATCCGCGGCCGCGACGACGTCGCGCGCCTGCTGGACCGCATCTGCGAGTACTACGCGCAACAGGAACCCGGCAGCCCCGTGCCGGTCCTGCTCCAGCGCGCCAAGGGGCTCATCCCCATGAACTTCATCGAGCTCATGTCCGAACTGGCGCCGCAGGGCTCCGCGGAGATCGGCATTCTTCTCGGCATTCGCCCCGAGGTGTCCCTACCCGGTATCGATCCGTCGGAAGCTTATTCAACCCACTAA